Below is a window of Cloacibacillus sp. DNA.
ACAGAAGCGGCGCTATTCTCTTAATGGGACGGTATTGCGGCAGGGAGCAGAACGAAAATATCCTGTCAGAATAGGGAAAAGAAGGGAGAAAATGTGATGTTCAGCAATCGTAGGTCAATAATTATTTTTACACTAATAATTTCGTTGTCGTGTTTCAATTATTGCTGTAACAATGCGGAAGCAACGCCAATATCCGAATCGGAGGTTAATATTGCCGTCACGAACTGGCTCCAGGAGACTGAGAACCACTTCGGTGAAAGTTTAGGATCAAATATCGATAAAATAAAGTTATATCGTGGGGGGATACATGGAAATATCGGGTATTACCTAGTTATTTTAGACCCAAATGGGTGGGTGATATTGCCAGCCGATGATGAATTCTGGCCAATCCAAACTTTTGGGCCAGGAGTGATGTCAGAAGAAATTTTTGAAAGCACCTTGTGGTACAAGATTGTATGTTTCAATTCCAACGCCGTTATGTTGCGTAATGGAGGTTCAGCGAACAACAATGTGGCCTCGTCCACGGAGGAAGGGACTGTAGAAATGGCAAAAAATAAGGCCCGTTGGAAATCACTGGAAAGTTCCAATAAAAGCACAAACACCAATTCGCTGAACAGATCAATCAGTACGACGGGGCTGACTTCTTCCGCTGATATCCGGGTAGCGCCACTCATGGGAAGAGAGCGCTATTGGGGACAGGGATATCCGTTTAATGTATTAAATAAACATAGTGAGATAACTAAATACATGGTAAGTAATGATCAATTTGGGGGAACGAGCATCAGCGAACGTGAATATTTAGTGGGCTGTACATCTCTTTCAGTCGGACAGACAATGTATAATATCTTAACAAAAAAATATCCCGCAAGTGTTGGCAACGGGATAAGTCTTAATGTTAATCCAACATCTATTCAAGATTTTCACATTGAACGAAAATATAGTAATTCAGCCGATGCACCTATTGAAATAAAAAAATTTAATTTTCCAGAAATCAATTTAGCTAAAACATATGATTGGCAAAGTATGTCGAATTTCTTGCTTACTGAATCTCCAAGCTTGTCTGGTAAGCAATATATTGCTAATCTACAAGATTCAGACATAACAACTGCCAGTACAAAGATCGCCCCATTATTGAGAGACATTAGCATATTAATACCAAAATATACTTTCAAAAATTACAGTGTTGTAAGTACAGAAACACCATATAACCTAATGTCAAGTACTGGAAATCTCGGGTCAGATATTTTTTCCAAATATGGTTTTGTCTCTGCTTATCATTTACGCGTATATCAAATGCAAGATGGCAATCAAATGGCTGACACAATACTGCCAAGTGCAAGAAAATATTTGGTTAATACGAATTTAGATTTTGGTTTCCCCATCATAGCTGGATTTCACATAATAACCCCGACAGCTACAAGTGACGATGTGGGACATTCCGCACCTATTGACGGTTATGCATATGATACTTGGCAGAACAGTGAAAAAATCGATTACAGAGATACTTACTATCACGTCGTAACAGGGGGGTCGCAAAAGCAGACCAATCCCCCCTCAACTTTATGGGCAATTGACCCTGGAGCATGGACGTATGGACTTTTTGATAAGTTTAAACCAAATTTAAAAGAAACAGTAACATCATTAGCACTAAACGATTTAATTTTTAACATAATCCCATCTATCAATAATATCTCAGGTGATATAGACTATTCATCTAAGGGCATTGGAGATAAGATGGCGATTATAAGTGGTCGTATCTCAAAATTTCGTAAAACGTCGGAAGATATTGGGCTCCCACAAAAGAATATCGATATTGATGTTTATTGGGGCGGCGTGAAGCACTACACAATGAAGACAAATGAAAAAGGAATGTTCGCGGGGCTTGTGGCTACCGATTCATCATCAAATGAATTTATAATCAGGGCTCCAAACGCCGCAAAACTTTTTTTACCAGATCCTCTTTGGAAAGAAAGCATCCCTAAAAACGGTACCGGAAATGTCACAAATGAACAAATTATGATGGGAGTAGGAAACCGCTGGTTGCCCAAATTAGGCTCGGTGAAAACCGGCGGAATAAAAATGACATACGAAACCTCCGCCGATCAGGTGGCGATGTTCGCGGCAAAAGGCAAAATTGAGAACGAGGATGTAGTGATCATTGATAAATCTGATTTGGCAACCGCCGATTTATCCTCTCTCGGTTCCGGCGTCCTCTTTATCGGTTCCGACCCTGCCTTTGACTACAACGGCAACTACGACACGGACACCGTGATCAACGTTATGCAGTTTGTTCGTAATGGCGGCACCGTCGTTACCAGCGGCAAGAGCACGGCCTTCCCCGGGATGGTGGGATTCTCTAAAGGACTGCGTTTCTATTCTTTCTCTGGACTGCCCAAACCTTACGGAGCGACGAAATCTATCAGCACCAGGGTTTCCGCCTGGGCGAACCATATCAAACAGTACATGCACGGACAGGACACGTTCAATATGGTTTCCGCGCTTTCGGCCAGAGACCATTCCCTGATCAGCGACCCCGGCAATACCAGCGCGTTCGCTATCGGTACATATGTGTTTGAAAGCATGATATGGGGTCCTTGGGGGCCGGAACTGGATTATAACCTTACGTATGTCCCCGCCGGAACGACAATCGAATATGGAGATAACGGCGGCAAGCTTATCTATATCAACGGGGAATTTTCTCTTAACCATGCGGAGGGCGGACTGGCCAGGGATTTCGTGAATGCCTTGATCGATCCCATCCTCTTCAAGGCGGATGACGAGGAGAGCCTCTCTGACGCCGTCGGCGGTGAGTACGGCGCGCTCGGCGGACAGCCGGTTGCGATGAACAGCCTCAACCTAAAATCGGTCGTCTATAATAACGGCGTTACCGTAAACAATATCGCAACCAGCGACGATGTGAGCTTTGTCTTTACGGTAACAGACCGTATTGCCGACAGTTCGGCCCCGGACCTTGCAGTATCCGACGACGCGGTGCCAACTTTGATGGTCAGTCTTCGGAATCCGGCGGGCGAGGTTGTCGCCGCGAAACAAACGCCTACCTCGGCGGATAGTACTCTGGCCTTCGCCCTTTCGGGCGACGCCGCCGTGGCCGGAGAATGGAAGATGGTAGTGGAGAACGTCGACGGCTTTGACGGACGGCGCGTCGTGGTGGCGGCTTCTATTACGGGAGATTATGACATCGGCGACGCCGTCACGCTCCCGCCCTCTTCCAACGCCGCGATGGCGATGTATCCGCGCGGAGCCGCCGGCGATACTTTTAGTTACCAGCTTGACGACGGTACCATGACGCTGAGCGATACAGGCCTTAGAAAACTGGCGCTTGGCGCGCTGGTAAAGCCTGAATATCTTGATTTTGCCCGTGTCGACGACGACCTGGTGGTCCGTATCAAGGGCGGGCTCAACAAGATCAAGCTGCCGGGATGGTTCAAACGTATGGGCTCTGATTTCTTTGAGGTGACCTTCGCCGGAGGCCGGAAACTCAGTGGCCGCGAGGTGAAAAAATTAGCCGTTGTACGCGAACCGGAGATCGACATCACGCCGATAATGATAGAAGAGCGGCTGCGGGGTACCGACGGCCGCGACAGTCTCTCGGGGAAGACAAAGAACGCATTCCTCTTTGCCGGCAAAGGCGACGACGCCATCAGCGGCGGCAGCGGCGACAACGTCTATTATTACCGCAAGGGCGACGGCAATGACACGATAACGCTTGGAGATAAGAAGAATGTTCTGCGGTTCCATCTGGAGATCGAGCCGGAAGAGGTGACCGCGGCGAGAGATGGCGGCGACATGGTCTTTGACCTCGACGGCGGAAGCGTGAGGATAAAAGACTGGTTCCGGGGCTCAAAGCTTACAAGGATAGAGTTCCCCGGAGGCGTCGTCTGGGACGACCGTGACGCAGAGAAACTTGCCGCAGGCAAGAAGCTGACGCCACGTGAATATTACCTGGCTCCGCCCGCCGAGCCGAAAGCGGAAGGTCTGCCCGCCGGAACAGGCGGCGGCTGTAACAGCGGAATTCCGGTAGTTTCTCTGATGTCTGTGGCGGTTGGCTGGGCTGTAGTTCGCAGACGTAAACGATAGAGGGCTCTTGTAAAAAGATGATTTGTTTGTGATAGATGACAGCGTCTGGTTTCCATAGAGTCTAACTAAAATAGGAGGGGCGAAGTGTACGCCCCTCTTATTCAATGCAGTCTTATATTTTGAACATCTCCGTTACGCGTTCCAGGATGCCGTTCAGCTGCGCGATCGCGATGCCGTAGTTGGTGATGGGCACGCCGGCGGCCTGGGCTTCGACGATGCGGCTCATGAGCTGCTTGCGGTTGAACATGCAGCCGCCGCAGTGGAGTATCAGCGCGTAGTCGCCGAGGTTTTTCGGGAAGTCGAGGCCGGTGGCTATCTCTGTGACGAGCCCCTCTCCGGCTCTTTCGCGCAGCCAGCGTGGCAGTTTTTCGCGTCCGATGTCTTCGTTGAGCGGCGCGTGGGTGCAGGCCTCGGCGATGAGGACTTTATCCGTTGGTTTGAGCTTGTCTATCGCCCTCGCCCCCTCGACGAATACGGAGAGCTCGCCCTTGCTGCGGGCCATAATGATGGAGAACGAGGTGAGCGGCACCTCGCGTGGCAGCAGCGCATTGACGCGGCCGAAGACCTGCGAGTCGGTGACGACGAGCGCCGGCGGCTCTCTGAGCGCCGCGAGCATTTCGGGCAGCTGGTCGGCGGTGCAGGTGAGGGCCATGCCTTTGTGGTCGAGGATGTCGCGTATCACCTGTACCTGCGGCAGTATCAGGCGTCCCTTCGGAGCCTGGATGTCCTGCGGCGCGACGAGCACGACCGACGCGCCGGGGGCGAAGAGGTCGCCGGTCAGCGTCGGCGTCTCAAAGTCGGTGGGGGCGTTTTTGATGATCGCGGAGAGCAGGGCCGGACGGTATTTTTTGTCCAGCGCCGATACCGCCGTGAAGGGTATCCCAAATTCGGCCTCGAGCTCCGTCCTTATGGTCTCGGCCCTCTCCGGCGGGATCCTGTCTATCTGATTGAGTACGCCGATGACGGTTATTTTGCGGTCGCGCAGCTCCGCGAGCCATTTTTTCTCAAGCGCGAGCCCCTGTTTGGGGGCGGAGGCCTCCGCCGCGCCGACGACGAGCAGCGCGAGGTCGGTGCGGTTCATCATCTCTTTTGAGCGTTCGATGCGCAGCTCTCCGAGCTCCCCCGTGTCGTCAAGCCCCGCCGTGTCGATGACGGCGATCGGCCCGAGCGGCAGGAGTTCCATGCTCTTGATGACGGGGTCCGTAGTGGTGCCCGCGTATTCGGAGACGAGCGCGGTCTGCTGCGCCGTGACCATGTTGATGAGGCTTGACTTGCCAGCGTTGCGCCTGCCGTAGAAGGCGATGTGCAGCCGGTTCGCGCGCGGCGTATCCATAAGCGCCACTCTACCGCACCAGCTTCCTGACGTCGTCGATTTTCTTGCGCTGGAGGCCGTTGTCGAGCATGAATTTCTGTGTGCGCACCAACTCTTCGATGTCGGCTTTGCGTATCTGCGGGTCGAAGTCGTACCAGGGGTACATCGCCTCAACGCCGGCCATCGGCAGCCCGGTCTCTTTTTGGGTCATCTCTTTTGCCGCCAGCGGATTTTTCTTCATCCATTCGATGCTTTTTTTGTGTGTCTCCATGAAGGTCTCGACGGCTTTCGGGTATTCTTTGAGAAATTTTTCCGTCGTTGCGATCACGATGGTCGCGTCGACAAGCCCCTCGCCGTTTTTCAGCATTCTCGCGCTGGAGGCGAGGGTGTTATAGGCCGCCGGTCCCGCGAGCAGCGCCGCGTCGACGCTGCCCTTCGCGAGGGCGTTCGCGCCTGAGGGCAGGTCCATCTGTATAAACTGCACATCCTTGACCGTCATGCCCTCTTTTTCGAGAGCGGCGGCGAGCAGCTGGTGGAGTATCGTCCCCTTGGGGCCGGCCACCTTTTTGCCCTTGAGGTCGCGCACCGATTTTATCGCGGGGTCCTTTACCACGATCATGAAGGCTTTGGGCGCGCGGGAGTAGATGCCTACGATCTTTATGTCCAGCCCCTCGGAGGCGGCGAGCAGCGCCGAGGTGGCGCCGAGGCAGCTGGCGACGCCGATTTCGCCCGCCGCGAGCGCGGCGGTCTGCTTCGGTCCCTCCGTCAGTTCGGGGAAGGAGAGCGCCACGCCGGGATAGGCCGCCTCAAAGCTTTTGTTATACTTCGCGACGATCGATGGGACGTTGAGGGGGGCCTTCATATAGGTGATGGCGAGCTTCGCGGGATAGTCCGCCGCAAGCGCCCCCGCCGCGAATATCAATACCGCAAGTAATGCCGTGACGATTTTTTTCATTTTATCTTCGCTCCTTTTGAATAAGGTCATTTTTTAGACATGACGGCCTTGACGGTGACCGATTTTATCTTGCCGAGCTTTCCCGTCAGGGCGCTGATCTGGTCCGGCATGCCGTCGAGGACCACGGAGATGACGCTTACTCCGCGCTCCCTGTAGGGTATTCCGAGCCGTCCGACGATAAGGCTGCTGAAGTTGTGCAGCACCTCGTTCACTTCGCGCACGCTGCCCGGGTCTTCGACGATCACCGCCGCGACCCCGATCCTGTTTTCCTCTTTTTTTAACTCGTCCATCTGATCCTCCCCATAAATAAAAGAGCCTTTCCCATAGGGAAAAGACTCTTACCGACAATATCGCGCCGTCCTTTCCCCACCCGCGGAGCGCCTCCCCGGGAACGGAAACCAACTCTATTAAAATGCTTTTAATATTATATGTCTAACCGCCGCGAACGCAAATTAATCCAGCGGATATTTTTCTTTGTCCTTGGCGTCCTCGGTCTTGTAAAACTCTTCGATCTTATCGAGTATGTAGCGGCGCTTTTCCCTTTCCGTCAACTCTGCGGGCAGCGCCGCGGGGTCGATGGGATCGCCGAATGTCACCGTAAGTTTACGTGGGCGGGGAAACTTCATCCGCAGGGAGAGCGCGCGGTAGCTCCCCGCCACATATGTAGGGATCACGGGAGTGCCGGTCTTTAGCGACATGATCGCTACGCCGCCCTCAAGCGGCTGGAGCCGTCCATCCTCGGTCCGGTGTCCCTCCGGGCAGATGAAGACGTTATATCCCTCTTCAATAAAGCCCATGACAAGGCGCAGCAGCGCGGCGGAGCTGTTTTTATTCTCCGGTGAGACGGGGACGGAGCCCATCGCACGCAGAAAGGCGCCGAGCGGCGGAAAGGAAAATAATTTTTCCCAGGCGATGAACTTGAGATATTCGGGATAGAAGGCATAGCCGACGACTGGCGGGTCAAGATAGCTCGCATGGTTCGGCGCGACGATGACCGTGCGGTCCCGCGGGATTTTTTCTTTTCCGTATACCGACAACCTGTGGTAAAGTGTAAAATAGACGGACACAAGGAAAAGTGTTATATAGTAGACCCAGTTTCTTTGTGTTTTCATGCTGATACCCCCTGAACTCTTCTCATGATAGAATAGCGCATGGCGGGCGTAATTGACAAGTCTGGGAGCGGTGATTGTATGGATTCAGATAAAAAAAATAACGTGGCGGAGAAGACGGGGCTGAGCAAGGGGAGTTTTTTCGGAAGACTTGGGCGTGACTTTTTCCTTGGCTGTGTGGCGCTGCTGCCGCTTGCTCTGTTTGTATTTCTCTTCTACTATCTGCTGTACTTCTTCGAGTCTATCGGTTCGATGATCTTCGGCATCACCCAGTCGCGTCGGACGACGGCGGCGATCAGCGTCTTCCTCGTATTTTTGCTCGTCTACATCGGCAGGAAGCTGCGCCGCCGCGAAAGATCGATACTGAGTCTTTTGGAGCAGTTCGTCATTACAAAGATCCCTGTGATCGGGGGCTGGTATACGACCTTCCGCGATATTATTCAGACATTCACGGCGCGCGGCGGTGAAAACAGCTACCTCGGGACGGCAAAGGTGCCGGTCGCGGGGGGCTACATCATCGGTTTCGTCTCACGGCGCGAGGTGCTGGAGGATGGTTCCGTACAGCTGACGGTCTTTGTTCCCACTTCGCCGAACCCGACTACGGGGCTGGTATTCTTCTTCCCGGAGGAGAAGGTCGAGTATCTCGATCTGACGCCCGAAAGAGCCTTTACGAAGATAATATCGCTTGGAGTAAAATCGTAAATCAAATTGCGTTAATAGATTCTACAAACAAAAAATTTGAGTGTATAATGAGTCACATATCTTTGTAAGCTTTGGCCGCTCGCAGAGGGCCGTAAATTCAGGGAGGTTTTTTACAGATGGAACAGATTCGTAATCTCAATCAGCTTCTTGTCTACGCCAAGGAAGTCGGACCCAAAAAGATCAGCGTCGCCTGCGCCGAAGACGCCGAGGTAATGGAAGCCGTTGAAAACGCGCGCAAAGCCGGTATCGCGAACGCATTCCTCGTCGGCAACGCCGATAAGATCAAAGAGGTGACCGACAAGCTTGGAATCGATCTCGCCAACTATGAAATAGTGGACGAGAGAGGCGGCGAGGCGGCGGCGGCGCTCAAGGCCATCGAACTCGTCTCCAGCGGAGAGGCTCAGATCGTTATGAAGGGCATGGTCGCCACCGCCAACTTCCTGCGTGGCGTGCTCAATAAGGAAAAGGGCCTTCGCAGCGGCAAAACGCTTTCACACGTTTACATTCATCAGATAAAGGGCTATGATCGCGTGTTCTTCATCTCTGACCCCGCCTTCAACATGTATCCCGAACTCAAGGTGAAGGTCGACATCGTGAAGAACGTCGTAGAGCTCGCCCACGCCTTCGGCGTGGCCTGCCCGAAGGTCGCCGCCCTCGCCGCCGTCGAAGTGGTGAACCCCGATATGCCGCCGACGATCGACGCCGCCATCCTCACGCAGATGAACCGCCGCGGCCAGATCAAGGGCTGCCTGATCGACGGACCTCTCGCGCTCGACAATGCCGTATCTCCCGAATCGGCGCACCACAAGGGGATCAAATCAGATGTCGCCGGATACGCCGACATCCTCCACGTCCCGACCATCGAGTCAGGCAACATGCTCGCGAAGGCGATAGTCTATTTCTCAGAGAATAAGACCGCCGGCATCGTTCTTGGCGCGAAGGCACCAATCGTTCTCACCAGCCGCGCCGACTCCGCCGAGGCGAAGCTCCTTTCGATCGCCTCCGCCTGCGCGCTCGCCGCGCATCAGGGAAAATAAGAATTATACAGGCCATTTGTGCGCCATAACTTTGGGTTTGCCGCCCCTGCGCCGTGACGGTACGCGGCTTCGCGCGGCAGACCCAAAGCTATTCAGCGGCCGGCATGTCTGATACTTATTTTGATCATTCTGTCTCCAACGGGATGACCTGTATAATAAAGAGATAATGGCGGATAAATTTAAAAACGAGATAATTATCCTGCCGGGTAGCTTCGGTGCCG
It encodes the following:
- a CDS encoding calcium-binding protein; the protein is MTYETSADQVAMFAAKGKIENEDVVIIDKSDLATADLSSLGSGVLFIGSDPAFDYNGNYDTDTVINVMQFVRNGGTVVTSGKSTAFPGMVGFSKGLRFYSFSGLPKPYGATKSISTRVSAWANHIKQYMHGQDTFNMVSALSARDHSLISDPGNTSAFAIGTYVFESMIWGPWGPELDYNLTYVPAGTTIEYGDNGGKLIYINGEFSLNHAEGGLARDFVNALIDPILFKADDEESLSDAVGGEYGALGGQPVAMNSLNLKSVVYNNGVTVNNIATSDDVSFVFTVTDRIADSSAPDLAVSDDAVPTLMVSLRNPAGEVVAAKQTPTSADSTLAFALSGDAAVAGEWKMVVENVDGFDGRRVVVAASITGDYDIGDAVTLPPSSNAAMAMYPRGAAGDTFSYQLDDGTMTLSDTGLRKLALGALVKPEYLDFARVDDDLVVRIKGGLNKIKLPGWFKRMGSDFFEVTFAGGRKLSGREVKKLAVVREPEIDITPIMIEERLRGTDGRDSLSGKTKNAFLFAGKGDDAISGGSGDNVYYYRKGDGNDTITLGDKKNVLRFHLEIEPEEVTAARDGGDMVFDLDGGSVRIKDWFRGSKLTRIEFPGGVVWDDRDAEKLAAGKKLTPREYYLAPPAEPKAEGLPAGTGGGCNSGIPVVSLMSVAVGWAVVRRRKR
- the hydF gene encoding [FeFe] hydrogenase H-cluster maturation GTPase HydF gives rise to the protein MDTPRANRLHIAFYGRRNAGKSSLINMVTAQQTALVSEYAGTTTDPVIKSMELLPLGPIAVIDTAGLDDTGELGELRIERSKEMMNRTDLALLVVGAAEASAPKQGLALEKKWLAELRDRKITVIGVLNQIDRIPPERAETIRTELEAEFGIPFTAVSALDKKYRPALLSAIIKNAPTDFETPTLTGDLFAPGASVVLVAPQDIQAPKGRLILPQVQVIRDILDHKGMALTCTADQLPEMLAALREPPALVVTDSQVFGRVNALLPREVPLTSFSIIMARSKGELSVFVEGARAIDKLKPTDKVLIAEACTHAPLNEDIGREKLPRWLRERAGEGLVTEIATGLDFPKNLGDYALILHCGGCMFNRKQLMSRIVEAQAAGVPITNYGIAIAQLNGILERVTEMFKI
- a CDS encoding NrtA/SsuA/CpmA family ABC transporter substrate-binding protein; this translates as MKKIVTALLAVLIFAAGALAADYPAKLAITYMKAPLNVPSIVAKYNKSFEAAYPGVALSFPELTEGPKQTAALAAGEIGVASCLGATSALLAASEGLDIKIVGIYSRAPKAFMIVVKDPAIKSVRDLKGKKVAGPKGTILHQLLAAALEKEGMTVKDVQFIQMDLPSGANALAKGSVDAALLAGPAAYNTLASSARMLKNGEGLVDATIVIATTEKFLKEYPKAVETFMETHKKSIEWMKKNPLAAKEMTQKETGLPMAGVEAMYPWYDFDPQIRKADIEELVRTQKFMLDNGLQRKKIDDVRKLVR
- a CDS encoding TM1266 family iron-only hydrogenase system putative regulator; the encoded protein is MDELKKEENRIGVAAVIVEDPGSVREVNEVLHNFSSLIVGRLGIPYRERGVSVISVVLDGMPDQISALTGKLGKIKSVTVKAVMSKK
- a CDS encoding lysophospholipid acyltransferase family protein, whose product is MKTQRNWVYYITLFLVSVYFTLYHRLSVYGKEKIPRDRTVIVAPNHASYLDPPVVGYAFYPEYLKFIAWEKLFSFPPLGAFLRAMGSVPVSPENKNSSAALLRLVMGFIEEGYNVFICPEGHRTEDGRLQPLEGGVAIMSLKTGTPVIPTYVAGSYRALSLRMKFPRPRKLTVTFGDPIDPAALPAELTEREKRRYILDKIEEFYKTEDAKDKEKYPLD
- a CDS encoding DUF502 domain-containing protein — translated: MDSDKKNNVAEKTGLSKGSFFGRLGRDFFLGCVALLPLALFVFLFYYLLYFFESIGSMIFGITQSRRTTAAISVFLVFLLVYIGRKLRRRERSILSLLEQFVITKIPVIGGWYTTFRDIIQTFTARGGENSYLGTAKVPVAGGYIIGFVSRREVLEDGSVQLTVFVPTSPNPTTGLVFFFPEEKVEYLDLTPERAFTKIISLGVKS
- a CDS encoding phosphate butyryltransferase — encoded protein: MEQIRNLNQLLVYAKEVGPKKISVACAEDAEVMEAVENARKAGIANAFLVGNADKIKEVTDKLGIDLANYEIVDERGGEAAAALKAIELVSSGEAQIVMKGMVATANFLRGVLNKEKGLRSGKTLSHVYIHQIKGYDRVFFISDPAFNMYPELKVKVDIVKNVVELAHAFGVACPKVAALAAVEVVNPDMPPTIDAAILTQMNRRGQIKGCLIDGPLALDNAVSPESAHHKGIKSDVAGYADILHVPTIESGNMLAKAIVYFSENKTAGIVLGAKAPIVLTSRADSAEAKLLSIASACALAAHQGK